In Lolium rigidum isolate FL_2022 chromosome 7, APGP_CSIRO_Lrig_0.1, whole genome shotgun sequence, the DNA window GCTCTATGCGGTGCCCCGGAGGACTCGTCCCACATCCTCTTTTCCTGTTCGATGGCAAGATTTTCTTGGAGCGCGCTGCGCAGTGTCTTGGGCTGCAATTGGTGCCCAGCCAATTTTTCTCAGTTCCACGCCATCCTTTCTAGTTTCTCTGGGAGGGCCAGGAGACTACTCTGGACCCTCTTCCTGGCCCAGTCTTGGGCCCTTTGGACAGTGCGCAATAAGCTTACCATTGAGAAGAAACTAATAAACAACCCCGCTAATCTGATTTACAAAATGTGCATTTTCCTGCAGCTCTGGACCGTCAAGGCAAAACCAGGAGACAGGGAGGATCTAAGACGGTTGACAAGCGAGCTGAGGGAGCTCTACGCGTCCGTGAGACCAAGAAATCGAAGCCCAAGAGTGCGGCGTAATCCTTCCGATCCAAGTTTAGTGCGGTCTTTGTGGGGTGCCGCCCCGGGGGTGTGTGTTTTTATGCTTCTGCActtttggctaagctgtatgccgcagccgTTTGTATGATACCTGGAACCTctctggctttattaatttaaagtcgggccacatctggccttttatctaaaaaaaaaatcaaataaaagatGGCTCTATCAGCTCTTCCATGGAAGATGGCTCTTCTGTCGCTGGTGTTGGCTTCGTTGCCGCGGGTGTCTAATTCGTTGCGAGATGGTAGCCCGCTGCTTCATATACCATTTTTTCACCTTCGGACCCATGTTAGACGTGTTGGCCCTCAAGATCATGAAGTCTTTCTCCTTTTCACTGATACTCTTTTCTTCTCAAGCATGATCTTCATGTATTGCTTCTCCATCATGACCGTCCACCTTGCATCATTCTTTTGATCTCTTGTTCGATTTGAACTCGACAAGAACTTGTCGATCGATGATTTCACCCTCTCCAATGATACATCCGCAACAACGGCCGCCTTGTCTTATTGTTCCCGTTGGGATGTCCCGTCGATGCCGCCGAGGGCCCATCCAGACTCCTATTGGCGACCTTGTAGATATGCCTCGCAAAACAACTTTTATTTCTCGTAAGTTTGGAGTTTCTTGAAGCAATGCATGAAGTTgaactccttgtccttgttggcaTCGTCAAACATGTCTAGCGCATCCATCAACTCAGAAAAAATACATACATCAATGCATAGCCGAGGTGTAGTAAGTCAAATTGAACAATTTGAACACTTACATGAGCGACgtgggtgtgtgtgtgggggggggcgtAGGGGGACTCTTACAAGTAACTAGAGGGACCCCCAACTTTGAGCTAGAACCGGTGGCCCTTTTGTGATAGAAACGACTTGCCAACTGTCTCACCTGTGACGGGAGCACGCTATGTTCATCGAAAGAGAAGGGCGGCGCTATTGTACTATGACATTGGAGGCATTGCTTTGACGCAGGGGACTAGGTGCCTACGcccatttaaaaaatgaaaatatattttcgtTATTGAGAATGTTCAGGTATGTGTGTTTTACATGTCCACAAACATTTTTATTTGAAGAAAAGAACATGTGTAGTGATTAAGCAAAAAATGATTTAAAAAGTCCCTTGCGCCAAAAATTGTCTTTCTTTGACATGGCGCAGAAGATATATATCTCTCTCATGAAATTTTATATAAGCACAAGTAATATGTAGATttctttttagatttttttgatatttttaaaaatatattttttcacaATGAGAAGATATTTACCTTTTCACCGATGAGAGCGACTCCGGGCGTGTGATTGATCTCTGGTCGGATCGCTGTTCGGTGTAGCGATCGAGCAACCAGCATCGCACGTTGACGCAAGGCGACCGCGACTACCAGCAGCAGCCAGCCATCGCTGGCCCCGACACCTTGTCACGAGCTGTCAAAGCGAGTACAGACGGACGGGCCATGTCCGAGCCGTCCGGGTTCTAGCAGTCTACTTGCACGCGTGGCGATTCCACCCACAGCCGTCCGATTCCCGGTCCCATCCGCGGGAACCCGCCCCTGTGCGCGCGCGCGCGTACAAATAGACCTCCAACCCAACCCCGAGCGGTCCATCCAACACGACCATCGCATTTCGCTCGAGCCGCTCCGCATGAAGCTCCTCCCGCGGCTCTGCATggccaccggcaccgccgccgcGGGGGACAGCGACGGGAGCAGCAATAAACTCGGTTccacggcgtcctcctcctcctccacggtcTCCACGtcctcgtccgccgccgccgccgcggtgtcTGAGGCGTCCTCGTCCACGTCCCTCCCTTCGCTCTCCGCTGCTCCGTCGAATGCCGCAGGCTGCCTCGCCGCCTCCTTCACCCACCTCACCACGCTCCTTCCTCTGCCCACAGCCACCACCGCACCGTCGGCCGCAGCGGCCATCGCGCCGGCGACGGACTCCTTCCACGGTTTCATCATCGCCAGGCCGGCGTCGGTAGCCCTCCACGACATCTTCACCCTGGAGGcggcgtccgcctccgactcgtcGGCGGACGACACCACGACTGCCGGCTCGGTGAAATGCGTGGCGCACATCCACGGCGGCAAGGCCGTGACGGGCCACCAGGACGGAACTCTCCGGCTGTGGCGCCACTCCACGCGCGCGCCGGCCCGGATCCGCCTGGCCGCCGCGCTGCCCACCGTCACCGACCGCCTGCGCCGCTTCCCGGTCCCGTCCAACCACGTCCccatccgccgccaccaccgccggctcTGGATCGAGCACGCCGACGCGGTGTCCGGCGTCGCCGCGTCCGCCGACGGCCGCCTCCTCTTCTCCGTCTCCTGGGACAGGACGCTCAAGGTCTGGGCCGTCCCGTCGCTCCGCTGCCTACAATCCCTCCCGGCGCACGACGACGCCGTcaacgccgtcgccgtcgcgcccGACGGCACGGCGTACACCGGCTCCGCCGACCGGCGCGTCCGCGTCTGGGCGCCCAGGCCCGCGTCCGAACACAAAACCAAGAAGCCCGTCTACCACCTCGTCGCCACCCTCTCCCGCCACACGGCGGCGGTCAACGCCGTGGCCGTCGCCTGCGGGGGGCAGATGCTCTACTCGGCCGGCAACGACCGCTGCGTCGTGGTGTGGGAGCGGGAGGACAGCGCCAGCCACATGGTCGCGATCGGGGCGCTCAGGGGCCACCGCAAGGCGGTCCTCT includes these proteins:
- the LOC124669813 gene encoding protein JINGUBANG-like; translation: MKLLPRLCMATGTAAAGDSDGSSNKLGSTASSSSSTVSTSSSAAAAAVSEASSSTSLPSLSAAPSNAAGCLAASFTHLTTLLPLPTATTAPSAAAAIAPATDSFHGFIIARPASVALHDIFTLEAASASDSSADDTTTAGSVKCVAHIHGGKAVTGHQDGTLRLWRHSTRAPARIRLAAALPTVTDRLRRFPVPSNHVPIRRHHRRLWIEHADAVSGVAASADGRLLFSVSWDRTLKVWAVPSLRCLQSLPAHDDAVNAVAVAPDGTAYTGSADRRVRVWAPRPASEHKTKKPVYHLVATLSRHTAAVNAVAVACGGQMLYSAGNDRCVVVWEREDSASHMVAIGALRGHRKAVLSVACAGNDGLVVSGSADHTVRAWRRDADGRGHACVAVIDGHASAVRSVAVALVPGQKRRQGGDGVDGDEEWRVCSASFDGEVRLWSLRLTTGS